In Eucalyptus grandis isolate ANBG69807.140 chromosome 4, ASM1654582v1, whole genome shotgun sequence, the following proteins share a genomic window:
- the LOC104440768 gene encoding uncharacterized protein LOC104440768: protein MANSRIARFVMEAAPPQFVSVMRHRSSQMLDTIKEEEREVGSSGPRSSPPKSQASRSPSPRCSLSSPSARASTTTSSRVATAGSGSFFHGVDRSLSMFES, encoded by the coding sequence ATGGCGAATTCGAGGATCGCGAGGTTCGTCATGGAGGCCGCACCCCCGCAGTTTGTGAGCGTCATGAGGCACCGGTCATCGCAGATGCTGGATACCATcaaagaggaggagagggaggtcGGTTCGAGCGGCCCTCGCTCCTCGCCTCCAAAAAGCCAGGCCTCTCGCTCCCCGTCTCCACGCTGCTCGCTGTCATCTCCATCAGCTCGCGCTTCGACTACTACATCCTCCCGAGTCGCCACGGCTGGTTCGGGCAGCTTTTTCCATGGGGTTGATAGATCTTTGTCCATGTTTGAGAGCTAG